The proteins below are encoded in one region of Ornithinimicrobium avium:
- a CDS encoding DegT/DnrJ/EryC1/StrS family aminotransferase has translation MSAPTSDDGRDGARHDGDPAALRRALAGLSGTDPADWHLVGKVQHALLVVLRAVARQSGPGEAVVQPFAPVSALAPVVSAGLRPSWADVDRDTLSMDPATVPRALTPTTRALVARHTFGPAAPLARLRGFLPQDVLLVEDSSHCLGHLARGEDGEPVADVSVHDLGHALTLPTRSGAAVWVDPALRGGPWHRVLSAALATLPPAGRRKAVAGAVGAPVLRAARRLGAAGSRALTLAASTGLLDLALLPSERAGRVAGEPTLLPTAVLEETLHHLPRTEEWTAHRRSTAAVYRDGLAGLTGITVPRLLEDPKLALVRYPVLLDGPDRAGAVVAALRSEGVPADRWYSPTLFPGPTDPAAFSYDPSGSPVAEDVSRRVVTLQTAPFVTAGAAARAVQVVRSHL, from the coding sequence GTGAGCGCTCCCACCAGCGACGACGGCCGCGACGGTGCCCGTCACGACGGCGACCCTGCCGCGCTGCGCCGTGCGCTGGCCGGGCTGTCGGGCACCGACCCGGCCGACTGGCACCTGGTGGGCAAGGTCCAGCACGCGCTCCTCGTCGTGCTGCGGGCGGTCGCGCGGCAGTCGGGTCCCGGGGAGGCCGTCGTCCAGCCCTTCGCCCCGGTGAGCGCGCTCGCGCCGGTCGTGTCGGCGGGGCTGCGGCCGAGCTGGGCCGACGTCGACCGGGACACCCTGTCGATGGATCCCGCCACCGTGCCCCGCGCGCTCACACCCACCACCCGCGCCCTCGTCGCGCGGCACACCTTCGGCCCGGCCGCGCCGCTGGCCCGGCTGCGCGGCTTCCTGCCGCAGGACGTGCTGCTCGTCGAGGACTCCTCACACTGCCTGGGACACCTGGCCCGCGGCGAGGACGGGGAGCCGGTCGCCGACGTGTCGGTGCACGACCTCGGGCACGCGCTGACCCTGCCGACGCGGTCGGGTGCCGCCGTGTGGGTCGACCCCGCCCTGCGCGGCGGGCCGTGGCACCGGGTGCTCTCGGCGGCCCTCGCCACGCTCCCCCCGGCCGGTCGCAGGAAGGCGGTGGCCGGCGCGGTCGGCGCACCCGTGCTGCGGGCCGCCCGTCGCCTGGGGGCAGCGGGCAGCCGTGCCCTCACCCTCGCCGCCTCGACCGGGCTCCTGGACCTGGCCCTCCTGCCCTCGGAGCGCGCGGGTCGCGTCGCCGGCGAGCCGACCCTGCTCCCGACCGCCGTGCTGGAGGAGACGCTGCACCACCTACCCAGGACCGAGGAGTGGACGGCGCACCGCCGCAGCACCGCGGCGGTCTATCGCGACGGGCTCGCCGGACTGACCGGCATCACGGTCCCGCGGCTGCTCGAGGACCCGAAGCTGGCCCTGGTGCGCTACCCGGTCCTGCTCGACGGACCCGACCGGGCGGGGGCGGTGGTGGCGGCGCTGCGCAGTGAGGGGGTGCCTGCCGACCGGTGGTACAGCCCCACCCTGTTCCCCGGTCCCACCGACCCGGCGGCCTTCAGCTACGACCCGTCGGGCAGCCCGGTCGCCGAGGACGTCTCCCGGCGTGTGGTCACCCTGCAGACGGCGCCGTTCGTCACCGCCGGGGCCGCCGCCCGGGCGGTGCAGGTGGTCCGGTCCCACCTGTGA
- a CDS encoding lipid II:glycine glycyltransferase FemX has protein sequence MPVLDLTDPDAVTRYDDFVRSHPLRSLTQDLRWGLVKDDWGQEAVYLEEGGAVVAAMTLLVRRLPGGFSVLYAPRGPLVDWDDPDMVHRLLAEAAPLVRKHRAVMTKLDPEVPFTPELDAWLRAQEGWVVKNVGAGKDDLVQPRYCMIVRLQDEDGQELSEEELLAKYDGKARNRVRTGRRKGVVVVPADTEEGLRTFHEIYSFMARRNEITTRGLPYFHRMREAFGDRMRVAHARHEDDVLAASVTVDYHGKLYYLYAGSNDLKRNLAPNQVMNHELMVWGLSRGAESYDMGGVFALDPQDGLYLFKRAFCKGDGGATEFVGEVDVVHNKTLYAVLHRLVPAVQRGRRELGGLASRLRRQRAAAREAARAQKVASPDA, from the coding sequence GTGCCCGTCCTCGACCTGACCGACCCCGACGCCGTCACGCGCTACGACGACTTCGTGCGCTCGCACCCGCTGCGGTCGCTCACCCAGGACCTGCGCTGGGGGCTCGTCAAGGACGACTGGGGGCAGGAGGCTGTCTACCTCGAGGAGGGCGGCGCGGTCGTCGCCGCGATGACCCTCCTCGTGCGACGTCTGCCGGGCGGGTTCTCGGTGCTCTACGCCCCCCGCGGACCGCTGGTCGACTGGGACGACCCGGATATGGTGCACCGCCTCCTCGCGGAGGCCGCGCCGCTGGTGCGCAAGCACCGGGCGGTGATGACCAAGCTCGACCCCGAGGTGCCGTTCACCCCCGAGCTGGACGCCTGGTTGCGCGCCCAGGAGGGCTGGGTGGTCAAGAACGTCGGGGCCGGCAAGGACGACCTGGTCCAGCCGCGCTACTGCATGATCGTGCGGCTGCAGGACGAGGACGGCCAGGAGCTCAGCGAGGAGGAGCTGCTGGCGAAGTACGACGGCAAGGCGCGCAACCGCGTCCGCACCGGACGCAGGAAGGGCGTGGTCGTCGTCCCCGCCGACACCGAGGAGGGGCTGCGCACGTTCCACGAGATCTACTCCTTCATGGCCCGGCGCAACGAGATCACCACCCGCGGGCTGCCCTACTTCCACCGGATGCGCGAGGCCTTCGGGGACCGGATGCGGGTCGCCCACGCGCGGCACGAGGACGACGTGCTCGCCGCCTCGGTGACGGTCGACTACCACGGCAAGCTCTACTACCTCTACGCCGGCTCCAACGACCTCAAGCGCAACCTCGCGCCCAACCAGGTGATGAACCACGAGCTCATGGTCTGGGGGCTTTCGCGCGGCGCCGAGAGCTACGACATGGGTGGTGTCTTCGCGCTCGACCCGCAGGACGGGCTCTACCTGTTCAAGCGGGCGTTCTGCAAGGGCGACGGGGGTGCCACCGAGTTCGTCGGCGAGGTCGACGTGGTGCACAACAAGACCCTGTATGCCGTGCTCCACCGCCTGGTGCCCGCCGTCCAGCGGGGGCGCAGGGAGCTCGGCGGCCTCGCCTCGCGCCTGCGCCGGCAGCGCGCCGCTGCTCGCGAGGCAGCCCGTGCCCAGAAGGTCGCGTCCCCCGACGCCTGA
- the lgt gene encoding prolipoprotein diacylglyceryl transferase — MSLPPTALLPAVIPYPDIPPGFDVGPLTIHWYGLMYAVGIMVGWWLGVRRARRPGSGWTADEVGDLILWATVGIVAGGRLGYVLFYGLDKAIANPLWIVRLDEGGMSFHGGLLGVLAACWLFGHRTGRGFWRVTDFIAPLVPLGLFFGRIGNFVNGELWGKPTDVPWAMVFPTADDRPRHPTMLYEAFLEGLVLFAVLWVFSRSRRPVRAVSGLFLLLYGTFRFAVEFLRIPDTQLGYLALDWVTMGQVLSAPMILLGALLLWLAYRTPASRTNLTGVDPAAEEDVAVDAPAASRDADPQRPAQDPGEPLP; from the coding sequence ATGAGCCTTCCCCCGACCGCGCTGCTGCCGGCCGTGATCCCCTACCCGGACATCCCGCCGGGCTTCGACGTGGGGCCGCTGACGATCCACTGGTACGGCCTGATGTACGCCGTCGGGATCATGGTCGGCTGGTGGCTCGGCGTGCGCCGCGCCCGCCGGCCCGGCTCCGGCTGGACCGCCGACGAGGTCGGCGACCTCATCCTGTGGGCGACCGTAGGCATCGTGGCCGGCGGCCGCCTGGGCTACGTGCTGTTCTACGGCCTGGACAAGGCGATCGCGAACCCGCTGTGGATCGTGCGGCTGGACGAGGGCGGCATGTCCTTCCACGGCGGGCTGCTCGGCGTGCTCGCGGCCTGCTGGCTCTTCGGCCACCGCACCGGGAGGGGCTTCTGGCGGGTCACCGACTTCATCGCCCCGCTCGTGCCGCTGGGCCTGTTCTTCGGGCGGATCGGCAACTTCGTCAACGGCGAGCTGTGGGGCAAGCCGACCGACGTGCCCTGGGCGATGGTCTTCCCGACGGCCGACGACCGACCGCGCCACCCCACGATGCTCTACGAGGCCTTCCTCGAGGGTCTCGTGCTCTTCGCGGTGCTGTGGGTCTTCTCGCGCAGCCGCCGGCCGGTGCGGGCGGTGTCCGGGCTGTTCCTGCTCCTCTACGGCACCTTCCGCTTCGCCGTGGAGTTCCTGCGGATCCCGGACACCCAGCTGGGCTACCTCGCGCTGGACTGGGTGACGATGGGGCAGGTGCTGTCCGCCCCGATGATCCTGCTCGGGGCGCTGCTGCTCTGGCTGGCCTACCGCACGCCGGCGTCCCGCACGAACCTCACCGGGGTCGACCCCGCTGCCGAGGAGGACGTTGCCGTGGACGCCCCTGCAGCGTCGCGGGACGCCGACCCGCAGCGGCCCGCGCAGGACCCCGGAGAGCCGCTGCCGTAG
- a CDS encoding HhH-GPD family protein, with translation MGPAHAATAAALHDRLLPWYAVHRRDLPWRRPGCSPWGVLVSEVMLQQTPVARVQPVWQRWVAAWPTPAALAASSPGDAVRAWERLGYPRRALRLHAAAVVLRDEHGGVVPAQEEVLRTLPGVGDYTAAAVAAFAFGRRSTVVDTNVRRVHARSVTGAALPAPALTRAEVALAAALLPEDDREAATWNVAVMELGALVCTARSPRCGACPLRDVCRWRLAGSPPYDGPPRRGQAWEGTDRQCRGRMVQVLRDASGPVGAEELHSVWPDRAQSDRCLDALVADGLVEPLEDARFRLPV, from the coding sequence ATGGGCCCCGCTCACGCGGCCACGGCCGCCGCGCTGCACGACCGCCTGCTCCCCTGGTATGCCGTGCACCGCCGCGACCTGCCCTGGCGCCGACCCGGGTGCTCGCCGTGGGGCGTGCTCGTCTCCGAGGTCATGCTCCAGCAGACGCCCGTCGCCCGCGTGCAACCGGTCTGGCAGCGCTGGGTGGCGGCCTGGCCGACGCCGGCCGCCCTGGCTGCTTCGTCGCCGGGCGACGCCGTGCGGGCGTGGGAGCGGCTGGGCTACCCCCGGCGCGCGCTGCGGCTGCACGCGGCTGCGGTCGTGCTGCGCGACGAGCACGGCGGGGTCGTGCCCGCCCAGGAGGAGGTGCTGCGCACGCTGCCCGGGGTGGGTGACTACACCGCCGCCGCGGTCGCCGCCTTCGCCTTCGGGCGGCGGTCCACCGTGGTCGACACCAACGTGCGCCGCGTGCACGCCAGGTCGGTGACCGGGGCGGCGCTCCCGGCTCCCGCGCTGACCCGGGCGGAGGTGGCCCTGGCCGCCGCGCTGCTGCCGGAGGACGACAGGGAGGCGGCCACCTGGAACGTCGCTGTCATGGAGCTCGGCGCGCTGGTGTGCACCGCCCGGTCGCCCCGGTGCGGGGCGTGCCCGCTGAGGGACGTGTGCCGCTGGCGGCTGGCCGGCTCGCCGCCCTACGACGGGCCGCCGCGCCGCGGGCAGGCGTGGGAGGGCACCGACCGGCAGTGCCGTGGCCGCATGGTGCAGGTGCTCCGGGACGCCTCCGGGCCGGTCGGCGCCGAGGAGCTGCACTCCGTGTGGCCGGACCGGGCGCAGTCGGACCGCTGCCTGGACGCGCTCGTCGCCGACGGGCTGGTCGAGCCGCTCGAGGACGCGCGCTTCCGGCTGCCCGTCTGA
- the disA gene encoding DNA integrity scanning diadenylate cyclase DisA: MAERTDEELLRSTLAAVAPGTDLRDGLERVLRGRTGALIVLGNDRAVEAMSSGGFELDVDFSATRLRELTKMDGAVVLNREGTRILRAATQLLPDPTIETRESGTRHRTAERVAKQTDLPVISVSQSMSIIAIYVGVQRHVLQPRTQLLALANQALQTLERYRARLDEVTSTLSALEIEDLVTVREVASVLQRLEMVARISTEIEQYVVELGVDGRLVRLQLEELTGGIGRDRELVIRDYASSAEAISDPAEVLESMAGLDGAELLDLAAVARALGITVVGDGMDHQSLSPSGYRLLHRIPRLPGAIVERLVEHFGSFQALLSAGLEELMEVDGVGEARARAVREGLSRLAEASILERYS; the protein is encoded by the coding sequence GTGGCCGAGCGCACCGACGAGGAGCTCCTGCGCAGCACCCTCGCCGCCGTCGCACCAGGCACCGACCTGCGCGACGGCCTGGAGCGCGTCCTGCGCGGCCGCACCGGCGCGCTGATCGTCCTGGGCAACGACCGCGCCGTCGAGGCGATGAGCTCCGGCGGATTCGAGCTCGACGTCGACTTCTCCGCGACCCGGCTGCGCGAGCTGACCAAGATGGACGGCGCCGTCGTGCTCAACCGGGAGGGCACCCGCATCCTGCGGGCCGCCACCCAGCTGCTGCCCGATCCCACGATCGAGACGCGCGAGAGCGGCACCCGGCACCGCACCGCCGAGCGGGTCGCCAAGCAGACCGACCTGCCGGTCATCTCGGTCAGCCAGTCGATGTCGATCATCGCCATCTACGTCGGCGTCCAGCGCCACGTCCTCCAGCCCCGCACCCAGCTGCTCGCCCTCGCCAACCAGGCGCTGCAGACGCTGGAGCGCTACCGTGCCCGCCTCGACGAGGTCACCTCGACCCTGTCCGCGCTGGAGATCGAGGACCTGGTCACGGTCCGCGAGGTCGCCTCGGTCCTGCAACGCCTGGAGATGGTGGCGCGGATCAGCACCGAGATCGAGCAGTACGTCGTCGAGCTGGGCGTCGACGGCCGCCTGGTGCGGCTCCAGCTCGAGGAGCTCACCGGTGGCATCGGCCGCGACCGCGAGCTGGTGATCCGCGACTACGCCTCCTCCGCCGAGGCCATCAGCGACCCGGCCGAGGTGCTCGAGTCGATGGCCGGCCTCGACGGGGCCGAGCTCCTCGACCTGGCCGCCGTCGCCCGCGCGCTGGGCATCACCGTCGTCGGCGACGGCATGGACCACCAGAGCCTGTCGCCGAGCGGCTACCGGCTGCTGCACCGCATACCCCGGCTCCCGGGGGCGATCGTGGAGCGGCTGGTCGAGCACTTCGGCAGCTTCCAGGCACTCCTGTCCGCCGGCCTGGAGGAGCTGATGGAGGTCGACGGCGTCGGCGAGGCGCGTGCCCGCGCGGTGCGCGAGGGCCTCTCCCGGCTCGCGGAGGCCTCGATCCTGGAGCGCTACTCCTAG
- the radA gene encoding DNA repair protein RadA: MATKSGSRPAYRCAECGWTAIKWVGRCGECQAWGTVVETGAPTAVRTSAAAPARPAVPIADVDAQTARARPTGVGEFDRVLGGGLVPGAVVLMAGEPGIGKSTLALDVAARAAREGRRVLYVSGEESAAQVKLRAERIGAVADTLYLAAETDLSTVLGHLERTDPDLLVVDSVQTVASADVEGAPGNVGQVREVAAALIQAAKSRDTAAVLIGHVTKDGSIAGPRVLEHLVDVVVQFEGERHSRLRLVRAVKNRFGPTDEVGCFDLGDAGIVGLPDPSGLFLTSRDRPVAGTCVTVTLEGRRPLVAEVQALVSRPGGGSPRRTTSGLDSSRLAMVLAVLGQRAGVPLAELDCYAATVGGVRLSEPASDLALALALTSALADLSLPMGTIAVGEVGLAGDLRPVTGLQRRLTEAARIGFTEAVVPTGSLADGPPPAGIRVHEVATLADAVRLVGSAAQGGSPQGGLVAVTNG; the protein is encoded by the coding sequence GTGGCGACGAAGAGCGGGAGCAGACCGGCCTACCGGTGCGCGGAGTGCGGGTGGACGGCGATCAAGTGGGTGGGCCGGTGCGGTGAGTGCCAGGCCTGGGGCACGGTCGTGGAGACCGGTGCGCCGACCGCGGTGCGGACCAGCGCCGCCGCGCCGGCACGGCCGGCCGTGCCCATCGCCGACGTCGACGCGCAGACGGCGCGGGCCCGGCCGACCGGCGTCGGCGAGTTCGACCGCGTGCTCGGCGGCGGTCTGGTGCCCGGCGCCGTGGTCCTGATGGCCGGCGAGCCCGGGATCGGCAAGTCGACCCTGGCCCTGGACGTGGCGGCGCGGGCGGCCCGCGAGGGGCGGAGGGTGCTCTACGTCTCCGGCGAGGAGTCCGCGGCGCAGGTCAAGCTGCGCGCCGAGCGGATCGGGGCGGTGGCCGACACCCTCTACCTGGCCGCCGAGACCGATCTGTCCACCGTCCTGGGCCACCTGGAGCGGACCGACCCGGACCTGCTCGTCGTCGACTCGGTCCAGACGGTGGCCTCGGCCGACGTCGAGGGCGCCCCGGGCAACGTCGGGCAGGTCCGCGAGGTCGCGGCGGCGCTCATCCAGGCCGCCAAGTCCCGGGACACCGCCGCCGTGCTGATCGGCCACGTCACCAAGGACGGCTCGATCGCCGGTCCGCGCGTGCTGGAGCACCTCGTCGACGTCGTCGTCCAGTTCGAGGGCGAGCGGCACTCGCGGCTCCGGCTGGTGCGCGCGGTGAAGAACCGCTTCGGCCCGACCGACGAGGTGGGCTGCTTCGACCTCGGCGACGCGGGCATCGTCGGGCTGCCCGACCCCAGCGGTCTCTTCCTGACCAGTCGCGACCGACCGGTCGCCGGCACCTGCGTCACGGTCACCCTGGAGGGACGCCGCCCCCTCGTCGCGGAGGTCCAGGCCCTGGTCAGTCGGCCCGGCGGCGGCTCGCCGCGGCGCACGACGAGCGGGCTGGACTCCTCCCGGCTGGCCATGGTGCTCGCCGTGCTCGGGCAGCGCGCCGGGGTGCCGCTGGCCGAGCTCGACTGCTACGCGGCGACGGTCGGCGGGGTCCGGCTCTCCGAGCCGGCCTCCGACCTCGCCCTGGCACTGGCCCTGACCAGCGCGCTCGCCGACCTGTCGCTGCCGATGGGCACGATCGCGGTCGGCGAGGTGGGGCTCGCCGGCGACCTGCGTCCTGTCACCGGGCTGCAGCGACGGCTGACCGAGGCCGCCCGGATCGGCTTCACCGAGGCCGTCGTGCCGACCGGCTCGCTCGCCGACGGCCCGCCGCCGGCCGGCATACGGGTGCACGAGGTCGCCACTCTCGCCGACGCGGTCCGCCTCGTCGGGTCCGCCGCGCAGGGCGGCAGCCCGCAGGGCGGTCTCGTTGCGGTCACGAACGGGTAA
- a CDS encoding DUF1648 domain-containing protein → MRAGSGSSTGESWQERERRREEAVRRARKLPREPSSARARLVLWLSLACWTGVLVWLALTLPERVPTHWSGSGVPDGWSSKAGALAMPVVFLAITLPLVLLSRLVFVAPDLVNAPHREWWTSTVPRVVRFERLVREDIMVITGLTLLLLVSAEVVIAYAAHQPGGAVPWWIFPVALVAYLTLLTLRVVRMYLGGRYRPDVQERALQDRDAT, encoded by the coding sequence ATGAGGGCAGGGAGCGGCAGCAGCACAGGCGAGAGCTGGCAGGAGCGGGAACGGCGCCGCGAGGAGGCGGTGCGGCGAGCGCGCAAGCTGCCTCGCGAGCCCTCCTCGGCGCGTGCCCGCCTCGTCCTGTGGCTTTCGCTCGCCTGCTGGACCGGCGTCCTCGTCTGGCTCGCACTCACCCTCCCCGAGCGCGTGCCCACCCACTGGTCGGGGTCCGGCGTGCCCGACGGGTGGTCGAGCAAGGCCGGTGCCCTGGCGATGCCGGTCGTCTTCCTCGCCATCACCCTGCCCCTGGTGCTGCTGTCCCGCCTGGTCTTCGTCGCCCCGGACCTGGTCAACGCCCCGCACCGCGAGTGGTGGACGTCGACGGTTCCGCGAGTCGTGCGCTTCGAGCGGCTCGTCCGCGAGGACATCATGGTCATCACCGGACTCACCCTGCTCCTGCTGGTCTCCGCCGAGGTCGTCATCGCCTACGCCGCCCACCAGCCGGGCGGCGCGGTGCCGTGGTGGATCTTCCCGGTCGCGCTCGTGGCCTACCTGACCCTGCTCACCCTGCGCGTGGTGCGGATGTACCTGGGCGGGCGTTACCGACCGGACGTCCAGGAGCGGGCCCTGCAGGACCGGGACGCGACCTGA
- a CDS encoding ADP-ribosylglycohydrolase family protein produces the protein MNLTDDQIDRAGGVLLGQALGDALGVPYASGAAPYDPATGPQPAGGGPGDHAPGEWSGDTQMALCVAEVAATGTDLTSPTGQLGVATAFLSWFESDPPEVGAHTRAVLTAVARRGDDATLDEALLQESWAEHERTGRSAGNSALARTCVVGLAALADREATARSARAVARLTHWDTLAGDSCVLWSEAVRRAVVDGVLDLRGGLDLLGGPEVQVRWSAWVEEAEREDPSTFSGNGCTVVALQAAWSAVHRTRGAATAEQHVVEALSTAVGIGGDTGTVAAIAGGLLGARYGSSGLPERWAPRVHGWPGLWSDDLVRLAVLTAHGG, from the coding sequence ATGAACCTCACCGACGACCAGATCGACCGCGCGGGGGGCGTGCTGCTCGGCCAGGCGCTCGGCGACGCGCTCGGCGTCCCCTACGCGTCCGGCGCCGCGCCCTACGACCCGGCGACCGGGCCGCAGCCGGCGGGCGGCGGACCCGGCGACCACGCGCCGGGGGAGTGGTCGGGCGACACCCAGATGGCGCTCTGCGTCGCCGAGGTCGCGGCGACCGGCACCGACCTGACCTCGCCGACCGGTCAGCTCGGCGTCGCGACCGCGTTCCTGTCCTGGTTCGAGTCCGACCCGCCCGAGGTCGGCGCCCACACCCGTGCGGTGCTGACCGCCGTCGCCCGCCGCGGGGACGACGCGACCCTGGACGAGGCGCTGCTCCAGGAGTCGTGGGCCGAGCACGAGCGGACCGGGCGCTCGGCCGGGAACTCCGCTCTCGCGCGCACCTGCGTGGTCGGGCTCGCGGCGCTCGCGGACCGCGAGGCCACCGCGCGCAGCGCCCGTGCCGTCGCCCGGCTCACCCACTGGGACACCCTCGCCGGCGACTCCTGCGTGCTGTGGTCCGAGGCGGTGCGGCGCGCCGTGGTCGACGGGGTGCTCGACCTGCGCGGCGGTCTGGACCTCCTGGGCGGCCCCGAGGTGCAGGTGCGCTGGTCGGCGTGGGTCGAGGAGGCCGAGCGCGAGGACCCCTCCACCTTCAGCGGCAACGGCTGCACGGTCGTCGCGCTCCAGGCCGCCTGGTCGGCGGTCCACCGCACGCGCGGGGCCGCGACGGCCGAGCAGCACGTGGTCGAGGCGCTGTCGACCGCGGTGGGCATCGGCGGCGACACCGGCACGGTGGCGGCGATCGCCGGCGGCCTGCTCGGGGCCCGCTACGGCTCCTCGGGGCTGCCGGAGCGGTGGGCGCCGCGCGTGCACGGCTGGCCCGGCCTGTGGTCCGACGACCTCGTGCGGCTCGCGGTGCTCACGGCTCACGGCGGCTAG